One Bombina bombina isolate aBomBom1 chromosome 5, aBomBom1.pri, whole genome shotgun sequence DNA segment encodes these proteins:
- the LOC128660078 gene encoding uncharacterized protein LOC128660078, with product MADAASQITFDDAAIYFNEEQWGNLEDFQKVIYKDLIKEIYDTMIYLGYRIPKPEIVSLIERGEEPYKSNPKKQRLQESQPADKAAKKDLESPPAIKSEPSSPVACNNLRPGEISSSQEKNSGLLCQACGAHCNNQCERSIQWNAQRMQHMAQREGTQRKQYVNPPPPYFNGNVVSPHYGGAHATSLATSHVTSHVTSHVTSHATSHVTSHVTSPVTSYANVGMMPVSPHYSGYNSTFVMPQQAGNAVFRNFSHQQTAPQGPPGVTMGNPDHAMRSRQWPHENPAQLLTRDGSFQDRRGMASPCVNCGAFCNNQCAMRFHWEQQKRLHHHTPPGVLEGNQANRFPSPPNPYFGGNPAVPHFANVRPGLRQPSPMNAQANMGMGQISPQYAGYRKPGEPNSPIMRPVRPEMNTGNLSVPGGGTGGNAVNIPTNISSQGNNLGTSNRNQRRKQTLSPYVNFESMPMNPARGSPNTVNEQRIRPPNPVVTSSESQVDKSNIPPNSARKQDSWRFVNQGNTYAKPISPAQANNGKSGNPSTGESNKTPTTSVTSPTFNNSYIVKHVKPSTVSIQDAVHIGSTPTFNDGQGLKRAAPPAISTNAKRASPLSIIGENAGVKRASPLTSTCNSQSTASPTPPAVKAANTCTSSIMLSKSQDTKAPPPETKEGRLFKRATPPITISNIRSSGVFLPPPSKAKKTENNKPSSSPIIIIDDTDTKPEYPPGALPNATNKEVKSSVEETCPSAPIVTNVKSNQNTPVASPVNKPQTPSVSQGGGSVLLNNLQVQQSSPIIVTGNTNLGGASLPMSVKGNQSIMFTFPVAGGGSGIMLATPVNRIPISKNARGVPNNTKVPINKFQGNVNTNFSPVTVTSIVGNSNHIPVTMQSGQAKPIAVNVNPQTANVAGNLNMKNTNISGGTINATPVSTSGNQTMGQTIPFFVDAKTGLILTAPSMAMKDNSGVRNATVVTVNGSVVNGNLSFSNITPVNVNGGLAIRNPAPVNNSLGIGNTTFFTVDGTPVTLTGNTAAINNKGTLSINSPTILTMNGRMGIGNAGQINAPISNITPVDANGSLRNTQTPTANIIGCNDNQGAGIVVRKVNEPSTVHLTSSNSGPSPQVVDRLYKCSQCEENFTSVDNLNAHQKTHKDNNKSREGNDELVSKNSETQDLTGAADSDAPTILYTTQGDDGSTVYVVTV from the exons GATACCGTATACCGAAGCCAGAAATTGTATCTCTGATCGAACGTGGAGAAGAACCTTACAAATCTAACCCTAAGAAGCAAAGACTCCAGGAATCCCAACCGGCAGACAAAGCTGCCAAGAAAG ATTTGGAGTCTCCTCCCGCTATAAAGAGTGAGCCGAGCTCCCCTGTGGCTTGCAACAATTTACGTCCTGGAGAGATCTCCTCATCACAAGAAAAGAACAGCGGTTTGCTGTGCCAAGCGTGCGGTGCTCATTGTAACAACCAGTGTGAGAGGAGTATACAATGGAATGCGCAGAGAATGCAGCACATGGCTCAGAGGGAAGGGACTCAAAGGAAGCAATATGTCAACCCTCCACCACCCTATTTCAACGGGAATGTAGTATCCCCTCACTATGGTGGTGCTCATGCGACCTCTCTTGCGACCTCTCATGTGACTTCTCATGTGACCTCTCATGTGACCTCTCATGCAACCTCTCATGTGACTTCTCATGTGACCTCTCCTGTGACAAGCTACGCCAATGTAGGGATGATGCCAGTATCACCGCACTACAGTGGCTATAATTCAACCTTCGTAATGCCTCAGCAGGCTGGTAATGCTGTGTTTCGCAACTTTAGTCACCAACAGACAGCTCCTCAAGGACCTCCTGGAGTCACCATGGGAA ACCCTGATCATGCAATGAGGAGTAGACAATGGCCCCATGAAAACCCTGCCCAACTACTTACAAGGGATGGATCATTCCAGGACAGACGAGGCATGGCGTCCCCATGTGTGAATTGTGGTGCATTCTGCAACAACCAGTGCGCAATGCGTTTTCATTGGGAGCAGCAAAAGAGGCTACATCATCATACACCTCCTGGTGTTCTGGAAGGGAACCAAGCAAACAGATTTCCTTCTCCTCCAAATCCATATTTTGGTGGAAATCCTGCTGTGCCCCACTTTGCTAATGTAAGGCCTGGCCTGAGGCAGCCTTCTCCAATGAATGCACAAGCAAACATGGGAATGGGGCAGATATCCCCACAATATGCTGGATATCGAAAGCCTGGAGAGCCCAATTCTCCCATTATGAGGCCAGTGAGGCCTGAGATGAACACAGGGAATCTATCTGTACCAGGTGGTGGCACTGGAGGTAATGCTGTAAATATACCTACTAATATTTCAAGCCAAGGGAATAATTTAGGGACAAGCAATCGGAATCAGAGGAGGAAGCAAACATTATCCCCATATGTTAATTTTGAGTCCATGCCCATGAACCCTGCCAGAGGGAGCCCCAATACTGTTAATGAGCAGAGGATTAGACCACCAAATCCTGTTGTAACTAGTAGTGAAAGCCAGGTAGATAAGAGTAATATACCTCCCAACAGTGCTAGAAAGCAGGATTCTTGGCGCTTTGTCAACCAAGGGAATACCTATGCAAAGCCTATTTCACCAGCACAAGCTAATAATGGCAAATCTGGTAATCCAAGCACAGGAGAATCCAATAAAACGCCCACTACATCGGTTACATCACCCACCTTTAATAATAGTTATATAGTCAAGCATGTGAAGCCATCAACTGTCAGCATCCAGGATGCTGTTCACATCGGATCCACCCCAACCTTTAATGATGGTCAAGGTCTGAAGCGTGCTGCTCCACCTGCTATCTCCACCAATGCTAAGAGAGCAAGCCCCCTGTCAATTATTGGTGAGAATGCAGGAGTAAAGCGTGCCTCTCCCTTAACCAGTACATGTAATAGCCAGAGCACTGCTAGTCCTACACCACCTGCAGTAAAAGCTGCAAATACTTGTACATCATCCATTATGCTCAGCAAAAGCCAAGATACTAAAGCTCCACCTCCTGAAACCAAAGAAGGTAGACTTTTTAAACGTGCCACACCTCCAATCACCATTAGCAACATTCGAAGTTCAGGGGTTTTCTTGCCACCTCCATCCAAGGCTAagaaaacagaaaataataaaccgtCATCTTCTCCAATCATTATTATCGATGACACAGATACTAAACCAGAATATCCTCCTGGTGCATTGCCTAATGCTACAAATAAGGAGGTGAAGAGCTCTGTAGAGGAGACTTGTCCCTCAGCCCCTATAGTCACTAATGTCAAAAGTAACCAGAATACCCCTGTGGCATCACCAGTTAATAAACCACAGACGCCAAGTGTGTCCCAGGGTGGTGGTTCTGTGTTGCTTAATAACCTTCAAGTACAGCAATCTTCACCCATTATCGTCACTGGAAATACAAATCTAGGTGGTGCTTCTCTTCCGATGTCTGTAAAAGGAAATCAAAGCATTATGTTTACGTTCCCGGTTGCGGGTGGTGGCTCTGGGATCATGCTAGCTACCCCTGTAAACAGAATACCAATAAGCAAGAACGCAAGAGGGGTCCCAAACAATACTAAAGTTCCCATAAATAAATTCCAAGGGAATGTGAACACCAACTTTTCTCCTGTGACTGTTACGTCCATAGTTGGCAACTCCAATCATATCCCTGTGACCATGCAGTCTGGCCAAGCAAAGCCCATTGCTGTTAATGTGAATCCACAAACAGCCAACGTTGCTGGGAATCTGAACATGAAAAATACGAACATCAGTGGTGGCACTATAAACGCAACTCCAGTATCTACCAGTGGGAATCAGACTATGGGACAGACCATCCCTTTTTTTGTAGATGCAAAAACGGGCTTAATCCTTACTGCACCATCTATGGCTATGAAGGATAACTCTGGTGTAAGGAATGCTACAGTCGTCACTGTTAATGGAAGTGTTGTAAATGGAAATTTGTCTTTTAGCAACATAACTCCAGTCAACGTAAATGGAGGCCTCGCAATTAGAAATCCTGCACCTGTCAATAATTCTTTGGGGATCGGGAATACAACCTTTTTTACCGTTGATGGGACTCCAGTTACACttacaggaaatactgctgccatcaaCAATAAAGGAACTTTAAGTATTAACAGTCCTACAATTCTTACCATGAATGGCAGAATGGGTATTGGAAATGCAGGACAAATTAATGCACCTATAAGCAATATCACTCCTGTAGATGCCAATGGTTCTTTACGAAATACACAGACTCCAACAGCCAACATTATAGGCTGCAATGATAACCAGGGTGCTGGAATTGTTGTCAGGAAGGTAAATGAGCCCAGTACAGTTCATCTGACATCTTCCAACTCTGGACCTTCACCCCAAGTTGTAGACAGACTTTATAAATGTAGCCAGTGTGAAGAAAACTTCACTAGTGTGGACAACTTAAATGCGCACCAGAAAACTCACAAAGATAACAACAAATCAAGAGAGGGAAATGATGAACTTGTATCCAAAAATTCTGAAACACAAGATCTTACTGGGGCGGCAGATAGCGACGCCCCAACTATTCTATATACTACCCAAGGGGATGATGGTAGTACAGTGTATGTAGTTACtgtgtag